In the genome of Cuculus canorus isolate bCucCan1 chromosome 26, bCucCan1.pri, whole genome shotgun sequence, one region contains:
- the ANK1 gene encoding ankyrin-1 isoform X10 produces the protein MWAFLAQLLIALVLLAFFLVSCQNVMHIVRGSVRFLLKHAHRELDKELGESQGLVDDEETLSTRVVRRRVLVKGNEVLHLPGEQVTEEQFTDDQGNIVTKKVIRKVVRHLGPGDTGDRHEQEELILESSLQEPRDLEVEDDHFMKYSILHRDGLGPKEEVRVRVPKPEVSGGRMGAQIVKRASLKRGKQ, from the exons ATGTGGGCTTTCCTGGCGCAGCTGCTGATCGCCCTggtgctgttggccttcttcTTGGTCAGCTGCCAGAACGTCATGCACATTGTCAGGGGCTCTGTTCGCTTCCTGCTCAAACACGCCCACCGCGAGCTGGACAAGGAGCTCGGGGAGAGCCAGGGGCTGGTGGACGATGAGGAGACTCTCTCCACCAGGGTCGTCCGCCGACGCGTCCTTGTGAAG GGCAACGAGGTCCTTCATCTCCCTGGAGAGCAAGTGACCGAGGAGCAGTTCACAGACGATCAAGGCAATATCGTCACCAAGAAG GTCATCCGGAAGGTGGTGCGTCACCTGGGCCCTGGTGACACAGGTGACAGGCATGAGCAGGAGGAGCTGATTCTGGAGAGCTCCCTGCAGGAGCCCCGAGACCTGGAGGTTGAGGATGATCACTTCATGAAATACTCCATCCTGCACCGGGACGGGCTGGGGCCCAAG GAGGAGGTGCGAGTGCGTGTCCCGAAACCAGAGGTCTCCgggggcaggatgggggctCAGATAGTGAAACGAGCCAGCCTGAAAAGGGGGAAGCAGTGA
- the ANK1 gene encoding ankyrin-1 isoform X7, which yields MLYWADAATSFLRAARSGNLDKALDHLRNGVDINTCNQNGLNALHLASKEGHVKMVVELLHKEIVLETTTKKGNTALHIAALAGQQDVVRELVNYGANVNAQSQKGFTPLYMAAQENHLEVVKFLLENGANQNVATEDGFTPLAVALQQGHENVVAHLINYGTKGKVRLPALHIAARNDDTRTAAVLLQNDPNADVLSKTGFTPLHIAAHYENLSVAQLLLNRGASVNFTPQNGITPLHIASRRGNIIMVRLLLDRGAQIETRTKDELTPLHCAARNGHVRIAEILLDHGAPIQAKTKNGLSPIHMAAQGDHLDCVRLLLQYSAEIDDITLDHLTPLHVAAHCGHHRVAKLLVEKGAKPNSRALNGFTPLHIACKKNHIRVMELLLKTGASIDAVTESGLTPLHVAAFMGHLPIVKTLLQRGASPNVSNVKVETPLHMAARAGHVDVAKYLLQNKAKANAKAKDDQTPLHCAARIGHNGMVRLLLENDANPNLATTAGHTPLHITAREGHVDTALTLLEKGASQTCMTKKGFTPLHVAAKYGKVDVAELLLARDAHPNAAGKNGLTPLHVAVHHNNLEIVKLLLPNGSSPHSSAWNGYTPLHIAAKQNQMEVASSLLQYGASANAESVQGVTPLHLASQEGHADMVALLFSKQANGDLGNKSGLTPLHLVAQEGHVQVADVLVKHGVTVDATTRMGYTPLHVASHYGNSKLVKFLLQHQADVNAKTKLGYTPLHQAAQQGHTDVVTLLLKHGASPNEISTNGTTPLAIAKRLGYISVTDVLKIVTEETDIPSVGDKHRMSFPETVDEILDVSEDEGTAHVTVMEEELITPKPRTLDPRDQEGKKEILDFMTMTTLEHTMESPAVLPVPCIPPETVVTRAEETEQVGPVETEAEQVSLLHAPSVSPQEPSKEFDEDSLIPSSPATETSDNISPVASPVHTGFLVSFMVDARGGSMRGSRHHGLRVVIPPRACAAPTRITCRLVKPQKLPSPPTLAEEEGLTSRIIALGPAGAQFLSPVIVEIPHFASYGRGDRELVVLRSENGSVWKEHRNRYEESYIDQLLNGMDEELESQEELEKKRVCRIITTDFPLYFVVMSRICQDCDMIGPEGGCLKNTLVPMVQATFPETAVTKRVRLALQAQPVPDELVTKLLGNQATFSPIVTVEPRRRKFHRPIGLRIPLPPSWKDNPRDSGEGDTTSLRLLCSVIGGTAQAQWEDITGTTKLVYENECANFTTNVSARFWLADCPRTAEAVHFATMLYKELTAIPYMAKFVVFAKMNDAREGRLRCYCMTDDKVDKTLEQHENFTEVARSRDIEVVEGMPLHVELSGNLVPVKKATQPRTFLFQSFRENRLAIPIKVRDSSREASGSLSFLRKAMKYEDLQHVLCHLNITIPPCTKGSGTEERRRTLTPLSLRERYSILSETSFGSLSSTDKAEQKMVDIAEQLGLSWAELARELQFGVDDINRIRVENPNSLLEQSMALLNLWLSREGKDVKIENLYTALRNIDRGEIINTLEGSSRQSRSLKGSWRYTERDYSLSPSQMNGYASLQDELLSPASLHYALPSPLRADQYWNEVAIMDAIPMAATEQDALMEMSDIQVWSSGLTPSLVTAEDSSLECSKAEDSDATSEGRFPGQLLADAHGPDHMGSMDLVEDDTVDSDAMNGLIDLLEQEEGQRPEGKMPTSDRQPGTGEHDPESEVSFVSAQQKVQARITASPTVSHVVEKSTDRLRDWNAEGSFISCLQDLTAGSWQEGVTRRLFPTHTAASGAQGQEQEQVLVQAVELMRVSSAEDSDWQPQRPAGGWQEEADSRFFGQGNEVLHLPGEQVTEEQFTDDQGNIVTKKVIRKVVRHLGPGDTGDRHEQEELILESSLQEPRDLEVEDDHFMKYSILHRDGLGPKEEVRVRVPKPEVSGGRMGAQIVKRASLKRGKQ from the exons ATGCTTTACTGG gcTGATGCTGCAACCAGTTTCTTGAGAGCTGCAAGATCCGGGAATCTGGACAAAGCCTTGGATCACCTCAGGAATGGGGTAGATATTAACACCTGTAACCAG AATGGGCTGAACGCCTTGCACCTGGCTTCCAAGGAGGGCCACGTGAAAATGGTGGTGGAGCTGCTGCACAAGGAGATCGTTTTGGAGACGACGACCAAG aaaggaaacacagccctgcacaTTGCTGCTCTGGCTGGACAACAGGATGTGGTCCGGGAACTGGTGAACTACGGGGCCAATGTCAATGCGCAGTCACAG AAAGGCTTCACACCCCTCTACATGGCAGCGCAGGAAAACCACCTGGAAGTTGTCAAGTTCTTGCTGGAAAATGGAGCCAACCAGAACGTAGCCACAGAG GATGGCTTCACGCCGCTGGCCGTAGCTCTGCAGCAAGGACATGAGAACGTGGTTGCTCACCTCATCAACTACGGGACGAAGGGGAAGGTGCGCCTGCCCGCCCTGCACATCGCAGCCCGCAACGATGACACTCgcacagctgctgtgctgctgcagaatgACCCCAATGCTGACGTCCTCTCCAAG ACTGGATTTACCCCCTTGCACATTGCTGCCCACTACGAGAATCTCAGTGTGGCTCAATTACTGCTGAACCGTGGAGCCAGCGTCAACTTCACCCCCCAG AATGGGATCACCCCCCTGCACATCGCCTCCCGCCGCGGCAACATCATCATGGTACGTCTGCTGCTGGACCGCGGCGCACAGATAGAGACGAGGACCAAG GACGAGCTGACCCCTCTCCACTGCGCAGCTCGCAATGGACACGTGCGCATTGCAGAAATCCTGCTGGACCACGGGGCTCCTATCCAAGCCAAAACCAAG AACGGCTTGTCGCCGATCCACATGGCAGCGCAGGGTGACCACCTGGACTGCGTGCGCCTGCTCCTGCAATACAGCGCCGAGATCGACGACATCACCCTGGACCACCTAACGCCGCTGCACGTGGCTGCACACTGCGGGCATCACCGAGTGGCCAAGCTGCTGGTGGAGAAGGGGGCCAAGCCCAACTCCCGAGCCCTG AATGGCTTCACACCCCTCCATATCGCCTGCAAGAAGAACCACATCCGagtgatggagctgctgctgaagacGGGTGCCTCCATCGATGCCGTCACGGAG TCTGGCCTGACCCCTCTCCACGTGGCTGCCTTCATGGGGCACCTGCCCATTGTCAAGACCTTGCTTCAGCGTGGAGCCTCTCCTAACGTGTCCAACGTG AAGGTGGAGACGCCCCTACACATGGCAGCCAGAGCTGGGCACGTCGATGTGGCGAAGTACCTGCTGCAGAACAAAGCCAAAGCCAACGCCAAGGCCAAG GACGACCAGACTCCTCTGCACTGTGCTGCACGCATCGGCCACAACGGCATGGTCAGGCTCCTGCTGGAGAACGACGCCAACCCCAATCTGGCTACGACAGCGGGGCACACGCCCCTGCACATCACCGCCAGAGAGGGGCACGTGGACACGGCGCTGACGCTGCTGGAGAAGGGCGCCTCGCAGACCTGCATGACCAAG AAAGGATTTACCCCTCTCCACGTTGCAGCCAAGTACGGGAAGGTAGAcgtggcagagctgctgctggcgcGTGACGCTCACCCCAACGCGGCAGGGAAG aaCGGCCTGACCCCGCTGCACGTGGCCGTGCACCACAACAACCTGGAGATCGTCAAACTGCTGCTTCCCAACGGGAGCTCACCCCACAGCTCAGCCTGG aaTGGGTACACCCCCCTGCACATCGCAGCCAAGCAGAACCAGATGGAGGTGGCCAGCAGCTTGCTGCAGTACGGGGCTTCGGCCAACGCCGAGTCTGTGCAGGGCGTCACCCCGCTACACCTGGCTTCCCAGGAGGGCCACGCAGATATGGTGGCACTGCTTTTCTCCAAACAAGCCAACGGTGACCTGGGCAACAAG AGTGGCCTGACTCCTCTCCATCTCGTGGCTCAAGAGGGGCATGTGCAGGTTGCTGATGTTCTGGTGAAACACGGAGTCACAGTGGATGCAACGACCCGG ATGGGCTACACCCCGCTGCATGTGGCCAGCCACTACGGGAACAGCAAGCTGGTGAAGTTTTTGCTGCAGCACCAGGCTGATGTCAATGCCAAGACTAAG ctgggctACACCCCTCTGCaccaagcagcacagcagggccACACGGACGTCGTGACGCTGCTGCTGAAGCACGGTGCCTCTCCCAACGAGATCAGCACG AATGGCACCACTCCTCTGGCCATCGCGAAGCGGCTCGGCTACATTTCTGTCACAGACGTGCTCAAGATCGTCACAGAGGAAACGGACATCCCG TCAGTTGGTGACAAGCACCGTATGAGCTTCCCGGAGACTGTAGACGAGATTCTGGACGTGTCAGAGGATGAAg GCACTGCTCATGTCACAGTAATGG AGGAGGAGCTGATCACACCAAAGCCCAGGACACTCGATCCCAGGGACCAGGAGGGCAAGAAGGAGATACTGGACTTCATGACCATGACGACACTGGAGCACAC GATGGAGTCTCCAGCTGTCCTACCGGTCCCTTGCATCCCACCGGAGACTGTGGTGACCAGAGCAGAAGAGACTGAGCAGGTAGGACCTGTGGAGACAGAAGCTGAGCAAGTCAGTCTGCTGCATGCACCCTCGGTGTCCCCCCAGGAG CCCTCCAAGGAGTTCGATGAGGACTCTCTGATCCCCAGCAGCCCCGCCACCGAGACCTCGGATAACATCAGCCCGGTGGCCAGCCCCGTGCACACAGG GTTCCTGGTGAGCTTCATGGTGGATGCCCGCGGCGGCTCCATGCGTGGCAGCAGGCACCACGGACTGCGTGTGGTCATCCCGCCCCGCGCCTGCGCCGCACCAACCCGCATCACCTGCCGCCTGGTGAAGCCCCAAAAGTTGCCTTCACCCCCGACgctggcagaggaggagggtCTGACCAGCCGGATCATCGCCCTGGGGCCTGCCGGCGCCCAGTTCCTCAG ccccgTCATTGTGGAGATCCCACACTTTGCCTCGTATGGGCGCGGAGACCGCGAGCTGGTGGTGCTGCGCAGCGAGAATGGCTCTGTCTGGAAGGAGCACCGCAACCGCTATGAGGAGAGCTACATCGACCAGCTGCTCAACGGCATGGATGAGG AGCTGGAGagccaggaggagctggagaagaagagggtCTGCCGCATCATCACCACCGACTTCCCTCTCTACTTCGTGGTCATGTCGCGGATTTGCCAGGATTGTGATATGATCGGCCCCGAGGGAGGATGTTTGAAAAACACGCTGGTGCCCATGGTACAGGCGACCTTCCCAGAGACCGCCGTCACCAAGAGAGTGAGGCTGGCCCTGCAG GCGCAGCCCGTGCCTGACGAACTGGTGACCAAGCTGCTGGGGAACCAGGCGACCTTCAGCCCCATCGTCACGGTGGAACCACGCCGGAGGAAGTTCCACCGCCCCATCGGCCTCCGCATCCCACTGCCACCATCCTGGAAGGACAATCCCCGAGACAGCGGCGAGGGTGACACTACCAGCCTGCGCCTGCTATGCAGTGTGATCG gagggacAGCCCAAGCCCAGTGGGAAGACATAACGGGCACCACGAAGCTGGTCTATGAAAATGAGTGCGCTAACTTTACCACCAATGTCTCTGCCAG GTTCTGGCTGGCCGACTGCCCGCGCACAGCCGAGGCCGTGCACTTCGCCACGATGTTGTACAAAGAGCTGACGGCCATCCCTTACATGGCCAAATTCGTGGTGTTTGCCAAGATGAATGATGCACGGGAAGGCCGGCTGCGCTGCTACTGCATGACTGATGACAAGGTCGACAAGACTTTAGAGCAACACGAGAACTTCACTGAGGTGGCCCGTAGCAGGGACATCGAG GTGGTGGAGGGGATGCCTCTGCATGTCGAGCTCTCAGGGAACCTGGTCCCTGTCAAGAAGGCTACTCAGCCCCGCACCTTCCTGTTCCAGTCCTTCCGGGAGAACCGTCTCGCCATCCCCATCAAG GTTCGGGACAGCAGCCGGGAAGCCAGTGGCTCCCTGTCTTTCTTGCGCAAGGCCATGAAGTACGAGGACCTCCAGCATGTGCTCTGCCACCTGAACATCACCATACCACCCTGCACCAAG GGAAGCGGCACTGAGGAGCGGAGGAGGACCCTGACGCCGTTGTCTCTACGGGAGCGATATAGCATCCTCAGCGAGACCAGTTTCG gctctcTGAGCAGCACAGACAAGGCAGAGCAGAAGATGGTTGACATAGCAGAACAGTTGGGCCTCAGCTGGGCTG AGCTGGCACGTGAGCTGCAGTTTGGGGTGGACGACATCAACAGGATACGTGTGGAGAATCCCAActccctgctggagcagagcatggCTTTACTCAACCTCTGGCTCAGCCGCGAGGGGAAGGATGTCAAGA TCGAGAATCTGTACACGGCCCTGAGGAACATCGACCGTGGTGAGATCATCAACACGCTGGAGGGCTCCAGCCGGCAGAGCCGCAGCCTGAAGGGCAGCTGGCGCTACACGGAGAGAGACTACTCCCTCTCGCCATCCCAGATGAATG GTTACGCTTCGCTGCAGGACGAGCTGCTGTCCCCCGCCTCCCTGCATTACGCGCTGCCATCCCCACTGCGTGCCGACCAGTACTGGAATGAGGTGGCCATCATGGATGCTATCCCCATGGCTGCCACCGAGCAGGACGCCCTTATGGAGATGTCTGACATACAGGTGTGGTCCTCTGGGCTCACCCCCTCGCTGGTGACTGCTGAGGACTCCTCTCTGGAGTGCAGCAAGGCCGAGGACTCGGATGCCACAAGCGAAGGCCGGTTCCCCGGGCAGCTTCTAGCAGACGCGCATGGCCCAGACCACATGGGCTCTATGGACCTGGTTGAGGATGACACAGTGGACTCAGATGCCATGAATGGCCTGATTGACCTTCtagagcaggaggaggggcaGAGGCCAGAGGGGAAGATGCCAACCAGTGATCGCCAGCCAGGGACTGGGGAGCACGACCCGGAGAGTGAAGTCTCTTTTGTTTCAGCTCAGCAGAAGGTTCAAGCCAGGATCACAGCATCACCCACCGTTAGCCACGTCGTGGAGAAGAGCACAGACAG GCTGAGGGACTGGAATGCAGAAGGCTCCTTTATCTCCTGCCTACAGGACCTGACAGCGGGCTCCTGGCAGGAGGGGGTCACCCGAAGGCTGTTCCCGACGCACACCGCGGCCTCTGGGGCACAGGGCCAGGAGCAAGAGCAGGTCCTGGTGCAGGCTGTAGAGCTGATGCGGGTCAGCTCTGCCGAGGACAGCGACTGGCAGCCCCAGCGCCCCGCGGGTggctggcaggaggaggcagaCAGCCGCTTCTTTGGCCAG GGCAACGAGGTCCTTCATCTCCCTGGAGAGCAAGTGACCGAGGAGCAGTTCACAGACGATCAAGGCAATATCGTCACCAAGAAG GTCATCCGGAAGGTGGTGCGTCACCTGGGCCCTGGTGACACAGGTGACAGGCATGAGCAGGAGGAGCTGATTCTGGAGAGCTCCCTGCAGGAGCCCCGAGACCTGGAGGTTGAGGATGATCACTTCATGAAATACTCCATCCTGCACCGGGACGGGCTGGGGCCCAAG GAGGAGGTGCGAGTGCGTGTCCCGAAACCAGAGGTCTCCgggggcaggatgggggctCAGATAGTGAAACGAGCCAGCCTGAAAAGGGGGAAGCAGTGA